The following proteins come from a genomic window of Paenibacillus sp. CAA11:
- the nadA gene encoding quinolinate synthase NadA — protein sequence MEALALERRAAQNRELQERLVQLKKERNAIILAHYYQRDEIQEVADFRGDSFLLAQKAAATDAEVIVFCGVHFMGESAKILAPDKTVLIPDERAGCPMADMVNVDGLRKLKAQHPNAKVVTYINSSAEIKAETDICCTSSNAVKVIQSLDAEEIIWVPDKNLGHYVQQHTDKKLIIWEGYCNTHDMLKVKDVVEMKAKYPGAEFVVHPECRPEVVAMGDFVGSTTAILDYCKNSSCQEFIVGTEDGTGYQLRKDSPDKAFHFATKFLVCPNMKVNNLKKLVKCLETMQPSIYVPENVAAKARLSLERMLQVK from the coding sequence GTGGAGGCATTAGCTTTGGAGCGCAGGGCCGCGCAAAATCGCGAGCTGCAGGAAAGGCTTGTTCAACTGAAGAAGGAACGTAATGCAATTATTCTGGCTCATTATTATCAGCGTGATGAAATTCAGGAAGTCGCCGATTTTCGCGGGGATTCCTTTTTGCTTGCCCAGAAGGCTGCAGCAACTGATGCGGAGGTTATTGTGTTCTGCGGTGTTCACTTCATGGGAGAGAGCGCCAAAATCTTAGCACCTGACAAAACCGTTCTGATTCCCGATGAGCGGGCAGGCTGCCCCATGGCGGATATGGTCAATGTGGATGGCCTTCGCAAACTGAAGGCGCAGCACCCTAATGCCAAGGTTGTTACATATATAAATTCTTCTGCCGAGATTAAAGCAGAGACGGATATTTGCTGTACTTCATCCAATGCGGTCAAGGTCATTCAATCACTGGATGCGGAAGAGATCATCTGGGTGCCGGATAAGAACCTCGGCCACTATGTGCAGCAGCATACAGACAAGAAGCTGATCATCTGGGAAGGATATTGCAACACCCATGATATGCTGAAGGTCAAGGATGTCGTGGAGATGAAGGCCAAGTATCCTGGAGCAGAGTTCGTAGTACACCCGGAATGTCGGCCGGAGGTTGTAGCTATGGGGGATTTCGTAGGCAGTACTACAGCAATTCTGGATTACTGCAAAAATTCAAGTTGTCAGGAGTTTATTGTAGGGACGGAAGACGGTACAGGATATCAACTTCGCAAGGACAGTCCGGATAAGGCCTTTCATTTTGCCACGAAATTTCTCGTATGTCCGAACATGAAGGTTAACAACTTGAAGAAGCTGGTCAAGTGCCTGGAAACGATGCAGCCGTCGATTTATGTGCCCGAGAATGTCGCCGCCAAGGCCAGATTATCCCTAGAGCGCATGTTACAAGTGAAGTAG
- the cysK gene encoding cysteine synthase A translates to MAKVVDNVIELIGGTPLVRLNRVVPEDSAEIYVKLEYQNPGSSVKDRIAYSIVEEAEKAGSLKPGGTIVEATSGNTGIGLALVAAAKGYKAIIVMPETMSIERRNLLRAYGAELVLTPGSEGMNGAVKKAEEILAANPDYFLADQFKNEANVKIHRETTGPEIVEAIESLDGKLDAFVAGIGTGGTISGAGEVLKDRFPEIKIYAVEPAASPILAGGKPGPHKIQGLGANFVPEILNREIYDEIIHVENEEAFEQARLVAKEEGILSGISSGAAVFAALKVAKELGKGKRVVAIIPSNGERYLSTPLYNFEA, encoded by the coding sequence ATGGCCAAAGTTGTAGATAATGTAATCGAACTGATTGGCGGCACACCGCTGGTTCGCTTGAACCGGGTCGTTCCGGAAGATAGTGCAGAGATTTACGTGAAGCTGGAATACCAGAACCCGGGCTCCAGTGTTAAGGACCGGATTGCATACAGCATTGTGGAGGAAGCGGAGAAGGCCGGAAGCCTTAAGCCAGGCGGAACGATCGTAGAAGCGACCAGCGGGAATACGGGAATCGGCCTTGCGCTTGTTGCCGCGGCTAAAGGGTATAAGGCAATTATCGTTATGCCTGAAACCATGAGTATTGAACGCCGCAACCTGCTTCGTGCCTATGGGGCTGAGCTTGTTCTGACTCCAGGCTCCGAAGGGATGAACGGCGCTGTTAAGAAGGCAGAGGAGATTTTGGCTGCAAATCCGGACTACTTCCTGGCCGATCAATTCAAGAACGAAGCCAATGTGAAGATTCACCGGGAGACAACCGGTCCTGAGATAGTGGAGGCCATCGAGTCTCTTGACGGCAAATTGGATGCCTTCGTAGCGGGCATTGGTACCGGCGGCACCATCTCCGGTGCAGGAGAAGTGCTTAAGGACCGTTTTCCAGAGATTAAGATTTATGCGGTTGAGCCTGCGGCATCACCTATCTTAGCTGGCGGCAAGCCTGGACCGCATAAGATCCAAGGCCTGGGCGCAAACTTTGTTCCAGAGATCCTGAATCGTGAAATTTATGATGAGATCATCCATGTAGAGAATGAGGAAGCCTTCGAACAGGCCCGTCTGGTAGCGAAGGAAGAAGGAATTCTCTCCGGTATTTCTTCAGGAGCAGCTGTGTTTGCTGCTCTTAAGGTAGCGAAGGAATTGGGCAAGGGTAAGCGGGTAGTTGCAATTATTCCAAGTAACGGGGAACGTTATTTGAGTACGCCGCTTTATAACTTTGAAGCTTAA
- the pabA gene encoding aminodeoxychorismate/anthranilate synthase component II, which translates to MILVIDNYDSFTYNLVQYLGELGQEVTVHRNDEIDIKGIEALAPDHILISPGPCTPNEAGISLEVIHHFKGKVPIFGVCLGHQSIGQAFGGKVIRAERLMHGKTSPIIHHGGSVFAGLPSPFIATRYHSLLVERESLPDCLEITAETDEGEIMGLRHKEYDIEGVQFHPESIITDYGHQILRNFLSRKSASSI; encoded by the coding sequence ATGATCTTGGTCATCGATAACTATGATTCATTCACCTACAATCTTGTGCAGTATTTGGGTGAGCTTGGACAGGAAGTGACAGTACACCGTAATGATGAGATTGATATTAAGGGTATCGAGGCTTTGGCCCCTGATCATATTTTAATATCACCGGGTCCTTGCACCCCTAATGAGGCGGGGATCAGTCTTGAAGTTATTCATCATTTCAAAGGAAAGGTTCCAATCTTTGGCGTCTGCCTTGGACATCAATCCATTGGACAGGCCTTTGGCGGTAAGGTGATTCGTGCAGAGCGCCTAATGCATGGAAAGACTTCACCGATTATTCATCATGGCGGTTCCGTATTTGCCGGACTGCCCTCTCCATTTATCGCTACCCGTTATCATTCGCTGCTGGTTGAGCGGGAGAGCCTTCCGGATTGTCTGGAGATCACAGCAGAAACGGATGAGGGGGAGATTATGGGCCTACGTCATAAGGAATATGACATTGAGGGCGTACAATTTCATCCGGAATCCATTATTACGGATTACGGGCATCAGATTCTTCGTAATTTCCTCAGTCGAAAATCGGCATCGTCAATTTAA
- the folP gene encoding dihydropteroate synthase, whose protein sequence is MQPVRYERSYAYGGLSFTLDKSTLIMGILNATPDSFSDGGRYNNRERAVAHALQMIEDGADIIDIGGESTRPGHASVSLEEELDRVIPIVKAVREAAPHTPISVDTYKAEVARRSLEAGAHIINDIWGFKEDPLMAKVAAEYECPVILMHNRKDRNYNNLLADIASDLLESVEIARQAGVSDCNIILDPGIGFAKDYHENLEVMRSLDQLVKLGYPLLLGTSRKRFIRTALDVPIEETAFGTAATVALGIAQGCQIVRVHDVKEMKRTAAMCDAMLSTP, encoded by the coding sequence ATGCAGCCAGTTAGATATGAAAGAAGCTACGCTTATGGCGGTCTTAGTTTTACATTGGACAAGTCCACCTTAATTATGGGAATCTTAAATGCTACACCGGATTCCTTCTCAGATGGGGGGCGTTACAATAATAGGGAGCGAGCGGTAGCCCATGCTCTTCAGATGATTGAGGATGGCGCGGACATCATCGATATTGGCGGGGAATCGACACGTCCTGGACACGCAAGTGTCAGCCTGGAGGAAGAGCTGGACCGAGTGATTCCAATCGTAAAGGCTGTTCGCGAAGCTGCTCCTCATACTCCCATTTCTGTAGACACCTATAAAGCAGAGGTGGCTAGGCGATCGCTTGAGGCAGGAGCTCATATTATTAATGATATCTGGGGATTTAAAGAAGATCCGCTCATGGCAAAGGTTGCCGCTGAATATGAGTGTCCTGTCATTCTAATGCATAATCGCAAGGATCGAAATTACAACAATCTTCTGGCAGACATCGCCTCTGATTTGTTGGAAAGCGTCGAAATTGCACGGCAGGCCGGGGTGTCGGATTGCAATATTATTCTCGATCCAGGCATTGGCTTTGCCAAGGATTATCATGAGAATCTTGAAGTAATGAGGTCGCTTGACCAGCTGGTGAAGCTTGGATATCCGCTGCTCTTAGGCACTTCGCGCAAAAGATTCATTCGTACGGCTCTTGATGTACCGATCGAAGAGACTGCCTTCGGAACAGCGGCTACAGTTGCTTTAGGTATCGCTCAGGGCTGCCAAATTGTTCGAGTTCATGATGTCAAGGAAATGAAACGCACAGCGGCAATGTGTGATGCCATGCTGTCTACCCCATAA
- a CDS encoding type III pantothenate kinase, giving the protein MILVVDVGNTNIVLGIYENKELLHHFRLSTNRQATVDEYGIMIHNLFQMSHIAVGDIEGVIISSVVPPLMYVLEQMCVTYLKKKPLVVGPGIKTGLNLRYENPREVGADRIVNAVAAVEAYGGEPLVVVDFGTATTFDCIDEKGNYLGGAIVPGIGISTEALYQRASKLPRIELEKPKKVIGRNTIHAMQAGIIFGYAGQVDGIVSRIAGEMNAKPRVIATGGLAELIASEAGTIDEVDPMLTLEGLRLIYQRNA; this is encoded by the coding sequence ATGATTCTTGTAGTGGATGTAGGCAACACGAATATTGTACTTGGGATCTATGAGAATAAGGAGCTTTTGCATCATTTCCGTCTAAGCACAAACCGTCAAGCTACAGTTGATGAATATGGTATAATGATTCACAATCTGTTTCAGATGTCTCATATTGCTGTAGGAGATATTGAAGGCGTAATTATCTCTTCGGTGGTGCCTCCACTGATGTATGTGCTGGAGCAGATGTGTGTAACTTATTTGAAAAAGAAGCCGTTGGTGGTTGGCCCTGGAATCAAGACCGGCCTTAACCTGCGGTATGAGAATCCCCGTGAAGTAGGAGCCGATCGTATTGTGAATGCAGTAGCTGCCGTTGAAGCCTACGGCGGTGAGCCGCTTGTTGTTGTGGACTTTGGAACAGCAACGACTTTTGACTGCATTGATGAGAAGGGAAATTACTTGGGCGGAGCTATTGTGCCGGGAATCGGCATATCGACGGAAGCTTTGTACCAGCGTGCTTCTAAGCTTCCGCGTATTGAATTGGAGAAGCCGAAGAAGGTCATCGGACGCAACACCATTCATGCGATGCAGGCTGGCATCATTTTCGGCTATGCAGGTCAGGTTGATGGTATTGTTAGCCGCATTGCCGGGGAAATGAACGCAAAGCCAAGAGTGATTGCCACCGGCGGTTTGGCTGAGCTGATTGCCAGTGAGGCAGGGACAATTGATGAGGTGGATCCTATGCTGACGCTAGAAGGACTGAGACTGATTTACCAGCGGAATGCTTAA
- the ftsH gene encoding ATP-dependent zinc metalloprotease FtsH — MNRFIRNSGFYLILFLVVVGIVQFLSSGNESADTPRYDQLRQQLQSDNIGEMTIQFDGYTYRVTGKYKDKVDNKTNFATYIPYDSQAVGELIGKSEQNKVQLSVKPMQGESIWLTFLTSIVPLAIMFILFFFLFNQAQGGGGKVMNFGKSRARLYNEEKKKVTFEDVAGADEEKQELVEVVEFLKDPRKFSAVGARIPKGVLLVGPPGTGKTLLARAVAGEAGVPFFSISGSDFVEMFVGVGASRVRDLFENAKKNAPCIIFIDEIDAVGRQRGAGLGGGHDEREQTLNQLLVEMDGFGANEGIIIVAATNRPDILDPALLRPGRFDRQITVDRPDVKGREAVLKVHARNKPLTKDVKLDVIAKRTTGFTGADLENLLNEAALLAARRNRRDISMTEVDEAIDRVIVGTEKRSRVISDREKRIVAFHEAGHTIVGYFLEHADMVHKVTIIPRGRAGGYVIMLPKEDRMLVTKQELLDKVTGLLGGRVAEELFIGEIGTGAYSDFQQATGIVRSMIVEYGMSEKLGPMQFGTSQGQVFLGRDIGHEQNYSDQIAYEIDQEMQRFITECYERCRQLLTEHSKEVHLIAETLLELETLELDQIKQLIENGHISKDTEGDSESGNDPESGTPIVDNIGDVRVRIQGKDETVPNPPEGDIPNDVPGGSGNDITRDVPVDTPEGTVRDIPDAPEGGEGNNNNNNGSNDGGNRPV, encoded by the coding sequence ATGAATCGGTTCATCCGGAATTCTGGTTTTTATTTAATACTTTTCTTAGTCGTGGTGGGCATCGTCCAATTCCTCAGCAGTGGAAATGAGTCGGCCGACACCCCTAGGTATGATCAGCTGCGGCAACAATTGCAGAGCGACAATATCGGGGAAATGACTATTCAATTTGACGGATACACGTACCGTGTGACCGGTAAATACAAGGATAAAGTCGATAACAAGACGAATTTCGCGACTTACATTCCTTATGATTCACAGGCTGTAGGCGAGTTGATCGGCAAGAGTGAGCAGAACAAAGTGCAGCTGTCCGTGAAACCGATGCAGGGCGAAAGCATTTGGCTGACCTTCCTGACTTCTATAGTTCCGCTTGCTATCATGTTCATTCTGTTCTTCTTCTTGTTTAATCAAGCGCAGGGCGGCGGCGGCAAGGTCATGAACTTTGGCAAGAGCCGTGCTCGCCTCTATAATGAAGAGAAGAAGAAGGTTACGTTTGAAGATGTAGCTGGAGCGGATGAGGAGAAGCAGGAACTGGTAGAGGTTGTAGAATTCCTCAAGGACCCTCGCAAGTTCTCAGCTGTGGGTGCGCGTATTCCTAAGGGCGTGCTGCTTGTGGGACCTCCGGGTACAGGTAAGACCCTTCTGGCTCGTGCAGTAGCCGGTGAGGCTGGCGTGCCGTTCTTCAGCATTTCCGGTTCCGACTTTGTGGAAATGTTCGTTGGTGTAGGTGCATCCCGTGTACGTGACCTGTTTGAAAATGCCAAGAAGAACGCTCCATGTATTATTTTCATTGACGAAATTGATGCCGTTGGCCGTCAGCGTGGTGCTGGACTCGGCGGCGGACATGATGAGCGCGAGCAAACGCTGAACCAGTTGCTCGTGGAAATGGACGGCTTTGGAGCAAATGAAGGGATTATCATCGTTGCTGCAACGAACCGTCCTGATATCCTTGACCCGGCCTTGCTTCGTCCGGGACGATTTGACCGTCAAATTACCGTTGACCGTCCTGATGTGAAAGGCCGTGAAGCTGTTCTGAAGGTACATGCTCGCAATAAGCCTTTGACCAAAGATGTGAAGCTGGATGTCATTGCGAAGCGGACCACAGGCTTTACAGGCGCAGACCTGGAGAACCTGCTTAATGAAGCAGCGCTTCTGGCAGCCCGCCGGAATCGCAGAGATATCTCGATGACTGAGGTGGATGAAGCGATCGACCGCGTAATTGTCGGTACAGAGAAGCGCAGCCGTGTCATCAGCGACCGCGAGAAGCGGATTGTGGCCTTCCACGAAGCGGGACACACGATTGTCGGTTACTTCTTGGAGCATGCGGATATGGTGCACAAGGTTACAATTATTCCGCGCGGTCGTGCAGGCGGATATGTAATCATGCTTCCTAAGGAAGACCGCATGCTGGTAACTAAGCAGGAGCTGCTGGACAAAGTAACCGGCCTTCTTGGCGGACGTGTAGCCGAAGAACTCTTTATCGGTGAAATTGGCACAGGCGCTTACAGTGACTTCCAACAAGCTACGGGCATTGTGCGCAGCATGATCGTAGAATACGGTATGAGTGAGAAGCTCGGTCCAATGCAGTTCGGAACATCGCAAGGCCAAGTGTTCCTGGGCCGTGATATCGGACATGAGCAGAATTATAGTGATCAGATTGCTTATGAGATCGACCAAGAGATGCAGCGCTTTATCACGGAATGTTATGAACGCTGCCGTCAGCTGCTGACAGAGCATTCTAAGGAAGTGCATCTGATTGCAGAAACCTTGCTCGAGCTTGAGACTTTGGAATTGGATCAAATCAAGCAATTGATTGAGAACGGTCATATTTCCAAGGATACCGAAGGTGACAGCGAGTCTGGCAACGATCCTGAATCCGGCACTCCTATTGTAGACAATATCGGGGATGTGCGCGTACGGATTCAAGGTAAGGATGAGACGGTACCTAATCCGCCGGAAGGCGATATTCCTAACGATGTACCGGGCGGAAGCGGTAATGATATTACCCGTGACGTACCTGTGGATACACCAGAAGGAACCGTTCGAGACATTCCAGATGCCCCTGAAGGTGGCGAAGGTAACAACAACAATAACAATGGTAGCAACGATGGAGGCAATCGTCCGGTGTAA
- the hslO gene encoding Hsp33 family molecular chaperone HslO yields the protein MEQQKDRLIRGTAMDGKVRAFAVRTTALVEELRVRHDTYPTTTAVLGRTVTAAAMMGAMLKGKEKLTVQIKGDGPVGTIMADANAQGEVRGYVTNPHVHLPSNSLGKLDVAGAVGTTGFIHVTKDLGLKEPYRGSVPIISGELGEDFTYYFAVSEQTPSAVGLGVLVGVDNEVIVAGGFIIQLLPGLSDDEITAIEQAVSTLPPVTSLLDQGMDLEEMLRWLLPDVKVMEEMDINFACSCSRERVEKTLISLGEQELEQLIEEDETTEVVCDFCREAYTFTRAELRELLEQAK from the coding sequence ATGGAACAACAAAAAGACCGGTTAATCCGGGGAACGGCAATGGATGGAAAGGTGCGTGCCTTCGCGGTTCGTACCACAGCACTTGTTGAGGAGCTGCGTGTTAGACATGATACGTATCCTACGACTACTGCGGTGCTGGGACGCACAGTAACGGCGGCTGCCATGATGGGCGCTATGCTGAAGGGCAAAGAGAAGCTAACCGTTCAGATCAAAGGGGACGGGCCTGTTGGCACGATCATGGCAGATGCGAATGCTCAAGGGGAGGTTCGTGGTTACGTCACGAATCCACATGTTCATCTTCCAAGCAACAGTCTGGGTAAGCTGGATGTAGCGGGCGCGGTCGGAACTACCGGGTTCATCCATGTGACGAAGGACCTTGGTCTGAAAGAGCCTTATCGCGGAAGCGTACCTATCATTTCCGGGGAGCTTGGCGAGGATTTCACTTACTACTTTGCGGTATCTGAGCAGACGCCTTCTGCCGTAGGCTTGGGTGTATTGGTTGGTGTAGACAATGAGGTCATTGTGGCTGGCGGATTTATTATTCAGCTCCTTCCGGGCCTGAGTGATGATGAGATTACGGCAATTGAACAGGCTGTGAGTACATTGCCGCCTGTAACTTCACTGCTCGATCAAGGCATGGACCTGGAAGAAATGCTGCGCTGGCTGCTGCCTGATGTGAAGGTCATGGAGGAAATGGACATTAACTTTGCCTGCAGTTGTTCTCGCGAACGCGTGGAGAAGACGCTGATTAGTCTTGGCGAGCAAGAGCTGGAGCAGCTGATTGAGGAAGATGAGACGACAGAGGTTGTATGTGACTTCTGCCGAGAGGCATATACATTTACACGAGCTGAGCTGAGAGAATTGTTGGAACAAGCCAAATAA
- the folB gene encoding dihydroneopterin aldolase, giving the protein MDKMRISRMEYYGYHGVFEEERKLGARYYVDLELQLDLREAGKNDDLSKTVNYAEIHETVKEAVEKTSFKLIEALAEHIASVVLDTYTVIDALTVKVTKPHPPFDIHFEGVTVELFRTRK; this is encoded by the coding sequence ATGGATAAAATGCGGATAAGCCGTATGGAGTACTATGGTTATCACGGTGTTTTTGAAGAGGAGCGCAAGCTCGGCGCAAGATACTATGTTGACCTGGAGCTTCAGCTGGATCTAAGGGAAGCCGGGAAGAATGATGATCTGAGCAAGACGGTGAATTATGCAGAGATTCATGAGACGGTTAAGGAAGCGGTTGAGAAAACCAGCTTCAAACTCATAGAAGCCCTAGCTGAACATATTGCATCTGTCGTACTGGACACTTATACTGTTATAGATGCGCTTACGGTCAAGGTGACCAAGCCGCATCCTCCGTTCGACATTCATTTTGAAGGTGTAACGGTAGAATTGTTTAGGACGAGAAAGTGA
- the nadC gene encoding carboxylating nicotinate-nucleotide diphosphorylase, which produces MIFNGYNEGLADSIHEWLKEDVGSGDVTTQVTIPAGHESKGIIHAKESGIAAGIPVARLVFEIVDPTLVFKAYVQDGDSLVKGTVLAEVEGSTHSILTGERLALNLMQRLSGIATRTRQFVNELDGLSTRLVDTRKTTPGHRMLEKYAVRVGGGANHRFGLYDAVMIKDNHIKGAGGISAAVQRARAQIPHTMTIEVETENLEQVEEALSAGADIIMLDNMTPASMEEAVKRIKAKAPHVRVEASGNVSLTTVRGIAQSGVDIISVGRLTYSFNSLDISLDLNGKKEG; this is translated from the coding sequence ATGATATTTAATGGATATAATGAAGGTCTGGCCGATTCGATCCACGAATGGCTTAAGGAGGATGTAGGTTCCGGAGATGTCACCACCCAGGTGACGATTCCTGCAGGCCATGAGTCCAAGGGGATTATTCATGCCAAAGAAAGCGGCATTGCCGCCGGTATCCCGGTAGCACGGCTTGTATTTGAAATTGTAGATCCTACCTTAGTGTTCAAGGCTTATGTACAGGACGGAGACTCTCTTGTAAAGGGAACTGTACTTGCAGAGGTGGAGGGAAGCACGCACAGCATCTTGACTGGGGAGCGTCTCGCCCTGAATCTCATGCAGCGGTTATCCGGAATTGCGACAAGGACGCGGCAGTTTGTAAATGAACTGGACGGGCTATCTACCCGGCTTGTGGACACCCGCAAAACCACACCGGGTCATCGGATGCTGGAGAAATACGCAGTAAGAGTCGGCGGTGGCGCCAACCATCGGTTTGGCCTATATGATGCCGTTATGATCAAGGACAATCATATTAAAGGGGCCGGAGGCATCTCTGCCGCAGTCCAGCGGGCCCGGGCTCAGATTCCGCATACAATGACGATTGAGGTAGAGACGGAGAACTTAGAGCAGGTAGAAGAGGCCTTGTCAGCCGGAGCTGATATTATCATGCTTGATAATATGACCCCGGCCAGTATGGAAGAGGCTGTAAAGCGAATTAAGGCCAAAGCACCGCATGTGCGTGTAGAGGCTTCAGGTAATGTCTCTTTGACAACCGTTAGAGGGATTGCTCAGAGCGGGGTCGATATCATTTCGGTGGGAAGATTAACGTACTCCTTCAACAGCCTGGATATTAGCCTAGATTTAAACGGTAAGAAAGAGGGGTAA
- the nadB gene encoding L-aspartate oxidase produces MIPQYLVDFDLSEMPIRDTEVIVIGSGIAGLFAAIQAAKNQRVVLIAKQRLLESNTRYAQGGIAAVMSEDDSPEEHHRDTLIAGAGLCDSKAVHVLVHEGPAVVRELMELGTVFDQENGHLALTQEGAHSHRRILHAHGDATGYEIVRALAEQVKAHPHIEIWEHHFVIDLITEQEECLGALVQTPEGSRVFLRGNATVLCTGGGGQLYRYTTNPEVATADGLAMAYRAGAVLRDLEFVQFHPTALCYAGAPRFLISEAVRGEGAVLRNSLGDRFMPKYHPQLELAPRDIVARAIVSEMETLRSSFAYLDITHEKPDLIRRRFPTIYETCLSYGLDMTTDWIPVAPAAHYMMGGVRTDLHGETNIHRLFACGEVSSTGVHGANRLASNSLLEALVFGRRIVERVGQLQPLSCSGHVKMSSLGRTDKPPVDLAERRLKLQKTMVRKVGLRRNAVLLKQGIEDLKQEMSIYKAKLETMEQLEFANMLTASLLIAESALARPESRGGHYREDDLAADDERRSARHMLCQREKGMLEEINQ; encoded by the coding sequence ATGATACCTCAATATTTGGTTGATTTTGATCTGAGTGAAATGCCGATTCGGGATACAGAGGTCATCGTAATCGGTTCTGGAATTGCTGGTTTGTTCGCAGCCATTCAGGCTGCTAAGAATCAGCGGGTCGTGCTGATCGCGAAGCAAAGACTGCTGGAAAGCAATACAAGATATGCCCAAGGTGGAATTGCAGCGGTAATGTCAGAGGACGACTCACCTGAAGAGCATCATAGGGATACACTGATTGCGGGAGCCGGACTCTGTGATTCGAAAGCGGTACATGTCCTGGTGCATGAGGGTCCTGCGGTAGTACGGGAGTTGATGGAGCTGGGAACCGTCTTCGACCAGGAGAACGGGCATCTCGCCTTAACTCAAGAGGGGGCGCACAGTCATCGGCGGATTTTGCATGCCCATGGGGATGCAACTGGTTATGAAATTGTGCGTGCCTTGGCGGAGCAGGTAAAGGCACACCCCCATATAGAGATCTGGGAGCATCACTTTGTGATTGATCTGATTACCGAGCAGGAAGAATGCTTAGGTGCACTGGTTCAAACACCTGAGGGAAGCAGAGTATTTTTGCGCGGGAATGCGACGGTCTTGTGCACTGGAGGCGGAGGCCAGCTCTATAGATACACCACTAATCCCGAAGTAGCTACGGCCGATGGACTAGCAATGGCTTATCGAGCTGGAGCGGTGCTTCGCGACCTGGAATTTGTGCAGTTTCACCCGACTGCCCTATGTTATGCCGGAGCTCCGCGATTTCTTATTTCCGAGGCGGTACGTGGGGAAGGTGCTGTGCTTAGGAACAGCTTGGGCGATCGATTTATGCCGAAGTATCACCCACAGCTTGAGCTCGCCCCGCGAGATATTGTAGCGAGAGCCATTGTATCTGAGATGGAGACATTACGAAGCTCTTTCGCATACCTGGATATCACGCATGAGAAGCCGGATTTGATCCGGCGCCGGTTCCCGACCATTTATGAGACCTGTCTGAGCTATGGGCTGGATATGACCACGGACTGGATTCCTGTAGCTCCGGCTGCGCATTATATGATGGGAGGCGTCCGCACAGATCTTCACGGGGAGACAAACATTCACAGGTTGTTCGCCTGTGGGGAAGTGTCCTCCACCGGTGTGCATGGAGCGAACCGCCTGGCCAGTAACTCCTTGCTGGAGGCGCTTGTATTCGGACGCCGGATTGTGGAGCGTGTGGGCCAGCTTCAACCGTTAAGCTGTAGTGGGCATGTGAAAATGAGCAGCTTGGGCAGAACGGACAAACCTCCTGTTGATCTGGCTGAGCGAAGACTGAAGCTGCAGAAGACCATGGTGCGTAAAGTCGGCCTGCGCCGGAACGCAGTTCTATTAAAACAAGGGATAGAAGACCTCAAACAGGAGATGTCTATATACAAGGCAAAACTTGAAACGATGGAACAGCTCGAATTTGCTAATATGCTGACTGCTTCCTTGCTCATTGCGGAGTCTGCACTGGCGCGGCCGGAAAGCAGGGGCGGACATTATCGTGAAGATGATCTAGCTGCGGATGATGAGCGGCGTTCAGCTAGACATATGCTGTGCCAGAGGGAAAAAGGAATGCTGGAGGAAATCAATCAATGA